ACTTTACACAGGTGGAAAAAAGCTGACAGAGGGAGAGAAGAGACATGGCAAAGAAAGTCATAGGCCAGATAAAGCTGCAGATACCCGCCGGCAAGGCTAACCCGTCGCCGCCGGTAGGGCCTGCTCTGGGTCAGCACGGTGTAAATATCATGGAGTTTTGCAAGGCCTTCAATGCAAAGACCCAGAGCCAGGAGGGAATGATCATCCCGGTGGTCATAACCGTGTTTGCCGACAGGTCCTTTGCATTCATAACCAAGACCCCCCCCGCCTCGATCCTCATTTTGAAAGCTGCAGGTGTTGAGAAGGGGAGCGGAAACCCAAAGATGGACAAGGTGGGAGAGGTAACGAGGGCCCAGGTAGAGGAGATTGCGCGGATCAAGCTACCCGATCTCGAAGTGAAAGACATCGAGGGGGCAATGAGGACGATTGAAGGCACTGCGAAAAGTATGGGAATAGATATTATATAAAGGAGCAACGAGATGTCGAGAAGAGGGAAGAAATACCTTGAAGCTGCGGGACTCGTCAACAGAGAGGAGAGGTATGGAATAGACGAAGCCATCACGCTTTTGAAGCAGATGGCGAAGGCCGGATTCAGTGAAACGGTGGATATCTCCATGAAACTCGGTGTTGATCCAAAATATCCGGATCAGCAGGTTCGAGGTTCTGTCCTGCTGCCCCAGGGGACAGGAAAGGAAGTCAGGGTGCTTGTATTTGCAAAGGGAGAGAAGGAAAAGGAGGCAAAGGATGCCGGTGCCGACTTCGTGGGTGGCGATGACCTCGTGAACAAAATAAAAGAGGGGTGGTTGGAGTTTGATAAAGCAGTCGCCACTCCCGACATGATGAGCCAGGTGGGCAAAATTGGAAAAATTCTCGGGCCTCGCGGCCTGATGCCGAACCCCAAGGTGGGAACCGTTACCTTCGATGTGGGAAAAGCGGTAAAAGAGCTGAAAACGGGGAGAGTCGAGTACAAGGTAGACAGGACGGGTGCTCTTCATGCGGGTATCGGAAAAATTTCTTTCGAGCCGGGGAAAATCAAAGATAATTTCTACGCTTTCCTCGAGTCTGTTGCCAGGGCGAAACCGCAGAACCTGAAGGGTACCTACATACGGAGCGTAACTCTCTCCACGACGATGAGCCCCGGCGTCAAGATCAATGCCGCGCAGGTTTTGAATGAGTTGAAGGTTTGATGAAAATAGCGTGACTGTCAAAGACAGTAGGTTCACGGTGAGTGTTTAATCGGATTGCAATTCCTATCCGGCCTACCGAGACGAAGAACTTCTGAGATTTGCATCCGAATGGTTCAAAAGAGCCCTCTGTTTTGACAGAAGGAACAAAAAAGAAAGGAGGGCGACACAATTTGGCGAAAAAAACCCGTAAGGAAAAGGAACAGATAGTCGAGGAGCTGAAGGAGAAGGTGTCCAGGCAGAAGGGTGCTGTTCTGACGAGGATGAGCGGCCTCTCTGTTGCCGAGATTACCGACCTTCGCAGGAAGCTGCGCGAGGCCGGCGGGGAGTTAAAGGTTACCAAGATAAGCCTCCTGAAATTAGCCACGCAGGGCTCCCCCCTCGAGACACTCCTGGAGGACATAACGGGTTCTACAGCTGTTGTCTTTGCCTACGAAGATCCGGTGCCTGTGGCAAAGACCTTCAAGGGATTTACCGACAAGGTGCCGAAGATTGAAGCAATTGGAGGCATGCTGGGGGATAGGACGGTTACGGCGAAAGATGTCATTACGATTGCCCAGCTTCCGCCAAAGGAGGAACTCACCGCGAAGCTGGTCTGCACGATAGCCGCGCCTATTTCGGGGCTTGTTGGCGTACTTTCGGCAATTCCCCGGCAGCTGCTCTATTCGTTGAACGCGATTCTGGATCAGAAAGAAAGACAATAAAAATAGTTTCAATTCAAGGAGGATAAAATGGCAGCAATAACGAAAGGGGACGTTATCAGCTTTATCGAAAGCATGTCTGTTCTGGAACTATCCGAGTTGATCAAGGATCTCGAGGAAAAATTCGGCGTATCAGCCTCGGCTCCGGCTGTCGTTGCAGCTGCGGGTCCACAGGTTCCTGCCGCTGAAGCGGCTGAGGAGAAAACAGAGTTCGATGTCATCCTGAAGGAATTCGGCGATAAAAAAATCAATGTCATCAAGGCGGTACGGGAAATCACGAGTCTCGGTCTCAAAGAGGCCAAGGAGCTCGTTGAAAGCGTTCCCAAATCGGTGAAGGAAGGGGTTTCCAAGGAGGAGGCGGAGGAAGCCAAGAAAAAGCTCGAGGAGGCAGGGGGAACGGCTGAATTGAGTTAAGTTAAGGTGTCGGTTTAAACCGGGGGCGCTTTCCCGGTCCCCAATAAAACTGTTTTCATGATAGGGAGTCAAGATGGGTTATCTTGATTATACCAACAGGATCAAAAGGGTTAATTTCTCAAAGATTCGAACCGTGCTGGGGAGTCCCCACCTGATCAAGTTGCAGTTAGAGTCATACGGGAACTTCCTGCAGAGCGATATCGTACCCGATGAGCGAAAAAATATCGGCCTTCAGGCAGTGTTTCGCGGTGTGTTCCCCATAAGCGATCCCAATGGAAGGGCGCATCTGGACTTTATCAGCTATTCCATCGAAACGCCGAAGTACAGCGAAGACGAGTGCCGGGAAAGGGGGATGACCTACGCGGCGCCGATGAAGGTCAGATTTCAGCTTGTGCTCTTTGACATAGACGAAACAACGGGGAACAGGACGATTCGGGACGTCAAGGAGCAGGAAGTGTTTTTTGGAGAAATACCGCTCATGACGGACAAGGGAACCTTTATCGTCAACGGGACAGAGCGGGTTATCGTAAGTCAGGTCCAACGCTCGCCGGGAGTGTACTTCGAGAAGGACAAGTCAAGGGGTGGCATTACCGAAAAGACCTCGTTCTCCTCGAGAATCATACCGAACAACGGCTCCTGGCTGGATTTCGAATTCGATCACAAGGAGTCCCTCTTTGTCAAAATCGACAGGAAGAAGAAGTTTCCCATCGCGGTCTTTTTGCGGGCCCTCGGATACTCCCTCGAGGATGCGATGAAGGAATTTTACAAGGTGGAGGAAGTTACCATAAAGGGAGACGTGTACGAGAAGAAGCTGAATCTTTTTGACATGGTGGGAAAGAGGTCACCCGCTGAGATACGCCACCCGGAGACGAAAGAAGTAATCGTGAGAAAAGGGCAGAAAGTCCAGAGGTTGAGGGCCGAAAGGTACGGCGAGATAGACCTCGGTAAGGTGGAACTGCCAATTGACACGCTCAAGGGACAGGTCTCCGTGAAAGAGGTGGTTGACCCATCCTCGAATGAGGTGATCATCGAGTCCGGCAAGCCGATAGGAGATGAAGATCTGGAGGAGGTCCGGGCAAGAGATATAAAAAAGATGGAAGTCAGTACGGTCGTAACGGCGGACAAGTGCATCTGGGAGGACCTCTGGCAGAACAAGACGAAGGACAGAGAGTCTGCGCTGAAGGAAATATACAAGAAGATGAGGCCAACCGACCCGCCGACCCTTGATGCTGCCGAACATCTTTTCCAGAACCTGTTCTTCAACCCGGACCGGTATTCGCTTTCCCGTGTGGGAAGGTTGAAGTTGAACTACAAGCTGGGGTTAAAGGATGTTCCCCTGGAGCACGTGGCGCTCAGAAAAGAAGATATCGTCGCGATAATAAAGTATCTTATCGATCTGAAAAACGGAAACGGCGAGCCTGACGACATCGACAACTTGAGCAACAGACGGGTAAGAACGGTTGGCGAGCTCGTGGAGAAAGCCCTCCGGGATGGCCTGCTGAGGGTTGATCGAGCGATCAAGGAGAGGATGACACACCAGGACCTTGACACAGCCATGCCTCATGATCTGGTAAACTCCAAACCCGTATCGGCTCAGATCAAAGAGTTCTTCGGTTCCAGCCAGCTTTCCC
The window above is part of the Deltaproteobacteria bacterium genome. Proteins encoded here:
- the rplK gene encoding 50S ribosomal protein L11; the protein is MAKKVIGQIKLQIPAGKANPSPPVGPALGQHGVNIMEFCKAFNAKTQSQEGMIIPVVITVFADRSFAFITKTPPASILILKAAGVEKGSGNPKMDKVGEVTRAQVEEIARIKLPDLEVKDIEGAMRTIEGTAKSMGIDII
- a CDS encoding 50S ribosomal protein L1; its protein translation is MSRRGKKYLEAAGLVNREERYGIDEAITLLKQMAKAGFSETVDISMKLGVDPKYPDQQVRGSVLLPQGTGKEVRVLVFAKGEKEKEAKDAGADFVGGDDLVNKIKEGWLEFDKAVATPDMMSQVGKIGKILGPRGLMPNPKVGTVTFDVGKAVKELKTGRVEYKVDRTGALHAGIGKISFEPGKIKDNFYAFLESVARAKPQNLKGTYIRSVTLSTTMSPGVKINAAQVLNELKV
- the rplJ gene encoding 50S ribosomal protein L10; the encoded protein is MAKKTRKEKEQIVEELKEKVSRQKGAVLTRMSGLSVAEITDLRRKLREAGGELKVTKISLLKLATQGSPLETLLEDITGSTAVVFAYEDPVPVAKTFKGFTDKVPKIEAIGGMLGDRTVTAKDVITIAQLPPKEELTAKLVCTIAAPISGLVGVLSAIPRQLLYSLNAILDQKERQ
- the rplL gene encoding 50S ribosomal protein L7/L12, coding for MTKGDVISFIESMSVLELSELIKDLEEKFGVSASAPAVVAAAGPQVPAAEAAEEKTEFDVILKEFGDKKINVIKAVREITSLGLKEAKELVESVPKSVKEGVSKEEAEEAKKKLEEAGGTAELS